The Amylolactobacillus amylophilus DSM 20533 = JCM 1125 genome contains a region encoding:
- the dapA gene encoding 4-hydroxy-tetrahydrodipicolinate synthase, translating to MKNADIVTAIVTPFTPENEIDFSALEKLTNHLIATGSTGFVIGGTTGETPTLTNDEQLELYRKFVQIVAGRAVIIAGTGSNNTAATIALTNEVSQIQGIGYALVVVPYYSKTSQRGLLAHFSAVAANSKVPILIYNIPGRTGIVMENETIVELAHNKNIAGIKQCTSLNDISFIVEHTNDFLVYTGEDPQALSAKELGATGVISVASHLYGAEMREMYTLVDQGNVLDAASIMRKLQPKMLALFSYPSPTPVKAALAYQGYLYNSCRLPLVPLTSAEEDAVLAALELVGGHA from the coding sequence ATGAAAAATGCCGATATTGTTACCGCAATCGTCACTCCATTTACCCCGGAGAACGAAATCGATTTTAGCGCGTTAGAAAAATTAACTAATCACCTGATAGCAACTGGTTCCACCGGTTTCGTCATTGGTGGTACAACCGGTGAGACCCCTACCCTAACTAACGATGAGCAATTGGAACTCTACCGTAAATTCGTGCAGATAGTTGCCGGACGAGCAGTAATCATCGCCGGTACAGGCTCAAACAATACCGCTGCGACCATCGCCCTCACAAATGAGGTGAGTCAGATTCAGGGCATTGGTTACGCACTCGTTGTTGTACCCTATTACAGCAAAACCAGTCAACGTGGCCTCCTAGCACACTTTTCGGCCGTTGCAGCCAATTCAAAAGTGCCAATTCTAATCTATAATATCCCCGGACGGACCGGAATTGTGATGGAGAATGAAACAATCGTTGAACTTGCCCATAACAAAAACATCGCGGGCATCAAGCAGTGTACCTCACTGAATGACATCTCGTTCATCGTCGAGCACACCAACGATTTCCTGGTGTATACAGGTGAGGACCCACAGGCACTCTCCGCAAAGGAGCTCGGTGCAACGGGGGTAATATCTGTCGCCAGTCACCTCTACGGGGCGGAAATGCGGGAAATGTACACTTTGGTCGACCAGGGAAACGTGCTAGATGCCGCAAGTATTATGCGTAAACTACAGCCAAAGATGCTGGCTTTATTCTCTTACCCTTCGCCGACACCGGTAAAAGCAGCATTAGCATACCAGGGTTACCTGTACAACAGTTGCCGCCTACCACTGGTTCCCCTAACCTCCGCAGAGGAGGATGCGGTTTTAGCAGCACTAGAGTTAGTAGGGGGGCACGCCTAA
- the dapB gene encoding 4-hydroxy-tetrahydrodipicolinate reductase, translated as MQKVIVAGFTGSMGSQVVQLVERLAEFQLAGVYNPHIDSLNPTDFNLASSVQVFNNLQQITLNDAIWIDFSVPSAVFTNAKFALEHGLKPVIGTSGLSTTEIAQLRQIAAKKEMSGIIAPNFGLSAILLLKFAQTAARYFPDVEIIELHHADKLDAPSGTALATAKAIREVTPEKKFHDQQAASPARGLDHEGIKIHSVRLPGYVAHEEVLFGAAGEALTIRQDSFDRASFMRGVELALNYVSDNQDFIVGLENIL; from the coding sequence ATGCAAAAAGTTATCGTAGCTGGCTTTACCGGTTCCATGGGAAGTCAAGTTGTACAACTGGTTGAACGTCTAGCAGAATTCCAGCTGGCGGGAGTCTATAACCCGCATATCGACTCGTTAAATCCTACCGATTTCAACCTAGCTAGTTCTGTCCAAGTATTCAATAATTTACAGCAGATTACCCTTAATGATGCCATCTGGATTGACTTCAGTGTGCCAAGCGCTGTTTTCACCAACGCAAAGTTTGCGCTAGAACACGGTCTGAAACCTGTCATCGGAACCAGTGGCCTGAGCACCACTGAGATCGCCCAATTGCGCCAAATCGCCGCCAAGAAAGAAATGAGTGGTATCATCGCACCGAACTTCGGACTCTCGGCGATTCTCTTACTCAAGTTTGCGCAAACAGCAGCGCGTTACTTCCCAGATGTGGAAATAATTGAGCTCCACCATGCAGATAAACTGGACGCTCCATCAGGTACGGCGCTAGCCACTGCCAAAGCAATCAGAGAAGTGACGCCCGAAAAGAAGTTCCACGACCAACAAGCTGCATCCCCCGCGCGTGGACTCGACCACGAAGGAATTAAGATTCATTCGGTCCGCCTCCCAGGTTACGTCGCCCATGAGGAAGTACTGTTTGGCGCAGCCGGCGAAGCTTTAACCATTCGCCAAGACTCCTTTGACCGTGCCTCATTCATGCGTGGGGTCGAGCTGGCACTGAATTACGTCTCAGACAATCAAGATTTCATCGTGGGTCTAGAAAATATTTTATAA
- a CDS encoding aminotransferase class I/II-fold pyridoxal phosphate-dependent enzyme produces MPQLRTALAQNFNQAVNQIRPSAIREFDQQISDIDGIIKLTLGQPDFNVPEHVKEAAVRSINENHSGYTPQRGIPELRQAISDYLLQTTSVRYSPESEIVVTVGASEAIMSSLAAILNPGDKVIVPTPAFPLYFAAVELNQATVIPIDTSADEFVLTPEKLQAVLDEEPRVKAIILNYPNNPTGIEYTEQELVTLANVLKNHDIYVIADEIYNELTYGVTHHSIAALLPEQTIVINGLSKSHSMTGYRLGYFAAPADFVTKASKVHAFWVTCPSNPAQYAALEALTNGLQDAAVMRTAYEERLTYIKAEFRKMGFQIGQTTGAFYLFAGIPPTFNGDSTTFALALAKSAKVGVIPGAAFGPGGERYIRVSYASSLRDLQTAVKRISTFLKTNTSNTLEEVNK; encoded by the coding sequence ATGCCCCAGTTACGAACAGCACTTGCGCAAAACTTTAACCAGGCGGTCAACCAAATTCGGCCATCAGCAATTCGTGAATTCGACCAACAAATTTCTGATATAGATGGCATCATCAAGCTCACTTTAGGCCAGCCCGACTTCAATGTACCGGAGCATGTGAAAGAAGCCGCAGTTCGCAGTATTAACGAGAACCATTCTGGTTACACACCTCAGCGTGGTATACCAGAGCTCCGTCAAGCAATCAGTGATTATCTTCTGCAAACAACCAGTGTTCGTTACTCCCCCGAATCCGAGATTGTCGTGACCGTTGGCGCCTCCGAGGCAATCATGTCTAGCCTGGCAGCAATTCTTAATCCCGGAGATAAGGTAATCGTACCTACGCCGGCATTCCCATTGTACTTTGCCGCAGTTGAACTAAATCAGGCTACTGTAATTCCAATTGATACTTCTGCCGATGAATTTGTTTTGACACCAGAAAAGCTCCAGGCGGTCCTCGATGAAGAGCCTCGCGTCAAGGCGATTATCCTCAATTACCCGAACAACCCCACCGGGATTGAGTATACCGAACAGGAATTGGTAACGCTCGCAAATGTGCTCAAAAACCATGATATCTACGTCATTGCAGACGAAATCTATAATGAATTAACCTACGGAGTTACCCACCACTCCATTGCAGCTCTTTTACCGGAGCAGACCATTGTAATCAATGGTTTATCGAAATCACACTCAATGACTGGCTACCGCCTAGGATATTTCGCCGCACCCGCAGACTTCGTCACTAAGGCCAGCAAGGTCCACGCTTTCTGGGTGACATGTCCATCTAACCCCGCCCAATATGCTGCTCTCGAAGCACTAACGAATGGCCTGCAGGATGCCGCAGTTATGCGAACAGCCTACGAAGAACGACTTACTTATATTAAGGCAGAGTTTCGCAAAATGGGCTTTCAGATTGGTCAAACGACCGGTGCATTCTACTTATTTGCGGGTATACCGCCCACATTTAACGGCGATTCAACCACGTTCGCTCTAGCGCTAGCCAAATCTGCCAAAGTCGGAGTAATCCCGGGCGCCGCGTTTGGCCCCGGCGGGGAACGCTACATTCGCGTCTCTTATGCGTCATCTTTGAGAGATTTACAAACAGCAGTCAAGCGAATTAGTACTTTTTTGAAGACAAATACAAGTAATACCCTGGAGGAAGTAAACAAATGA
- a CDS encoding aspartate-semialdehyde dehydrogenase, whose amino-acid sequence MTKYNIAVLGATGAVGRRIIKLLEETSIPINHLKLLASARSAGTTLTFKGQEVTVEEATPDSFADVALVLSSAGGNVSKRLLPEAVKRGAVCIDNTSAFRMEEDVPLVVPEVNAAALKEHHGIIANPNCSTIQMVLCLEPIRRQFGLNRVIVSTYQAVSGAGQSAIKELQAENAALVNAVSQPTPTILPTAADRNHYQIAGNLLPQIDVFEADGYSHEEWKMIHETKKIMLGDMDAPELKVTATCVRVPVEIGHGESVYFEVADQTATSADIRALLNNAPGIVVEDDPSTQLYPQALTAAGRKETFVGRIRPDLETHGAFNMWIVADNLLKGAAWNTVQIAEKLVTQELI is encoded by the coding sequence ATGACTAAATATAATATTGCCGTGCTCGGAGCAACGGGTGCGGTGGGCCGGAGAATTATCAAGCTACTAGAGGAGACCTCAATTCCAATCAACCACTTGAAATTGCTGGCATCGGCACGCTCCGCCGGCACTACCCTTACATTTAAGGGCCAGGAGGTTACTGTGGAGGAGGCTACTCCCGATTCCTTTGCCGACGTAGCACTCGTTCTCTCGTCCGCTGGTGGCAATGTGTCCAAAAGACTTCTCCCAGAAGCGGTCAAACGGGGTGCGGTATGCATCGATAATACCAGCGCATTTCGCATGGAGGAAGATGTTCCATTAGTAGTACCAGAGGTCAACGCGGCGGCACTCAAAGAGCATCATGGAATCATCGCGAACCCAAATTGCTCCACCATTCAGATGGTATTATGCCTTGAACCAATTCGCCGCCAATTCGGTCTCAACCGGGTGATTGTTTCCACCTACCAGGCAGTTTCCGGTGCCGGTCAATCCGCCATCAAGGAGCTACAAGCCGAGAATGCTGCGCTAGTTAATGCAGTTAGTCAGCCCACTCCAACGATTCTGCCGACGGCCGCTGACAGGAATCATTACCAGATTGCCGGCAACTTATTACCTCAAATAGATGTATTTGAAGCCGACGGCTACTCCCACGAGGAGTGGAAGATGATTCACGAGACGAAGAAAATAATGCTGGGTGACATGGATGCGCCGGAATTAAAGGTCACAGCGACTTGCGTTCGAGTACCAGTTGAGATTGGCCACGGAGAGTCGGTCTACTTCGAAGTTGCCGATCAAACGGCAACTAGCGCCGACATTCGTGCACTGTTGAATAATGCGCCAGGAATCGTCGTAGAAGACGACCCCAGCACTCAACTGTATCCCCAAGCACTTACAGCCGCCGGTCGAAAAGAAACTTTTGTCGGTCGAATCAGACCTGATTTAGAAACCCACGGGGCCTTTAACATGTGGATTGTGGCCGATAACTTACTGAAGGGGGCCGCTTGGAATACGGTTCAAATTGCCGAAAAGCTGGTTACCCAAGAATTAATCTAA
- a CDS encoding aspartate kinase: MKITKFGGTSLADASQYRKVIDIISADAERQVIVTSAPGKRFPGDIKVTDLLIQYAQLTLAGAETAELADTIYERYETIGRAFQVEQAVLEDIHTIILDLVSITFHDSAELQHTFKAHGEILNALLFASCLNSVGIPARFVDPRELGIVAQERDHEVVLADETYRHLNQFNLGAQRIVVPGFYAYTPDNKIITFARGGSDITGSILAAGLHATMYENFTDVDAIFAANPQIIDNPAAIKLMTYREMRELSYAGFSVFNDEAIIPAIQGHIPINVKNTNHPDAPGTLIVSDSEYEARQLVTGIAASSRFAALYLHRYLLNKQAGFTLKILQILYKYGVSYEHMPSGIDDLTIIFDKSQLQPEIISHFLAEIKEEVCPDEMEWIDDYAIIMVVGEGMRNRVGIIENIINPLALHDIPVKMINQGASRISIMLGTDRADAANAIKYIYNRFFNNNYLEV, from the coding sequence GTGAAAATTACTAAATTTGGCGGCACTTCGTTAGCCGATGCCAGCCAGTACCGCAAAGTGATCGACATCATTAGCGCCGACGCAGAGCGCCAGGTCATCGTCACCTCTGCTCCCGGCAAAAGATTTCCAGGCGACATTAAAGTAACCGATCTCCTGATTCAATATGCCCAGCTTACACTTGCTGGAGCAGAGACCGCTGAGCTAGCTGACACAATCTACGAGCGCTATGAAACAATCGGCCGTGCATTTCAAGTTGAACAAGCCGTACTGGAGGACATCCATACTATAATACTCGATTTGGTCTCCATCACATTTCACGATTCGGCTGAATTACAACACACTTTTAAGGCCCACGGTGAGATACTCAACGCATTATTATTTGCTAGTTGCCTTAATTCTGTCGGTATCCCCGCCCGTTTCGTCGATCCCCGCGAGTTAGGTATTGTTGCACAGGAACGCGACCATGAGGTGGTTTTAGCCGACGAAACATATCGTCACTTGAACCAGTTTAACTTGGGTGCGCAGCGCATCGTGGTGCCCGGCTTCTACGCCTACACCCCAGACAATAAAATCATTACTTTTGCCCGCGGCGGTTCAGATATCACCGGCTCGATTCTCGCAGCAGGCTTGCATGCAACGATGTACGAAAATTTCACGGATGTAGATGCCATCTTTGCCGCCAATCCCCAGATTATCGACAATCCTGCGGCCATCAAGTTAATGACCTATCGGGAAATGCGTGAACTCTCATATGCTGGTTTCTCAGTGTTTAATGACGAGGCGATCATTCCCGCAATTCAGGGCCACATCCCGATCAATGTGAAAAATACGAATCACCCTGATGCGCCAGGGACGCTCATAGTCTCAGACAGTGAGTACGAGGCCCGCCAGTTGGTAACGGGAATCGCCGCATCCAGTCGCTTTGCTGCACTCTATCTGCACCGTTACCTGCTAAATAAGCAGGCTGGATTCACGTTGAAAATCCTCCAAATACTGTATAAATACGGCGTATCGTATGAACATATGCCCTCTGGAATTGACGACTTGACAATCATCTTCGACAAGTCGCAATTGCAACCAGAAATTATCAGTCATTTTCTGGCCGAGATTAAAGAAGAAGTCTGTCCGGACGAAATGGAATGGATTGATGATTACGCCATTATCATGGTGGTGGGCGAAGGGATGCGCAATCGAGTTGGTATCATCGAAAACATCATCAATCCACTCGCACTGCACGATATCCCAGTTAAAATGATCAATCAAGGCGCGTCGCGCATCTCTATCATGCTCGGCACTGATCGGGCAGATGCGGCAAATGCAATTAAATATATCTACAACCGGTTCTTTAACAATAATTACTTGGAGGTCTGA
- the dapF gene encoding diaminopimelate epimerase, giving the protein MVELLKVHGSANTFFLLDQNTLEKKLTQSELASLGQFIAAANNGIIGGADGLLVIDEATNSQSLASMEVINADGSIASMCGNGLRTVSRFLSEKYHLEMFHVETPLKSLAVSRAQPLHDNLQTFSVEISPISFAQTDVGFSNLGHEEIRNIVLPEIDPELRFTAVAVPNPHLIAFVDQEQLQSDRQQQIGETLNAPNPYFPDGVNVSFVQVISANKIFVKTFERGVGFTNACGTAMAASSLVTALTYPDLINFNQKNTVLNPGGMVQTVVHTLDDHYRIELIGNATFTHTINLSETDLREHDFTNAQIRETGEQRIYQDFVDSIK; this is encoded by the coding sequence ATGGTCGAACTACTGAAAGTCCACGGCTCAGCAAACACATTTTTTCTATTAGATCAAAACACACTAGAGAAGAAGCTAACGCAGTCAGAATTGGCCTCCCTCGGCCAATTCATCGCAGCAGCAAATAACGGAATTATCGGCGGTGCAGATGGCCTGCTCGTCATCGACGAAGCAACAAATAGTCAAAGTCTTGCCAGCATGGAGGTGATTAATGCGGACGGTAGCATTGCATCGATGTGTGGCAACGGCCTCCGCACAGTCTCTCGCTTCCTATCAGAGAAGTATCATCTAGAAATGTTTCACGTGGAAACACCATTGAAGTCCCTTGCAGTCTCACGGGCACAGCCACTCCACGACAATTTACAAACTTTTAGCGTAGAGATTTCGCCCATCTCATTCGCACAGACAGACGTTGGCTTTTCGAACCTTGGCCACGAGGAAATTAGAAATATCGTGCTACCAGAGATTGATCCAGAGTTACGTTTCACCGCCGTAGCCGTACCTAACCCGCACTTGATTGCTTTTGTCGATCAGGAACAATTGCAATCTGACCGGCAACAACAGATTGGCGAAACACTGAATGCTCCGAATCCCTACTTCCCCGACGGCGTTAACGTTAGTTTCGTTCAGGTCATCTCTGCCAACAAAATTTTTGTTAAAACCTTCGAACGCGGTGTTGGCTTTACGAATGCTTGTGGCACAGCAATGGCAGCCAGTAGCTTGGTGACGGCTTTAACGTACCCCGATTTGATTAATTTTAACCAGAAAAACACCGTATTAAACCCAGGTGGAATGGTCCAGACCGTAGTGCACACGCTTGATGATCACTACCGCATTGAACTCATTGGTAACGCAACTTTTACCCACACAATCAACTTGTCTGAAACGGATCTTAGGGAACATGACTTCACCAATGCTCAGATTAGGGAAACGGGTGAGCAACGCATTTACCAAGATTTTGTCGACTCAATAAAATAA
- a CDS encoding ABC transporter substrate-binding protein/permease, which produces MRQLITYSRRIALFALILLTLGVFARNTETVHAASSSKDVLRVGMEANYPPYNWTQQNDANGAVPIDGSDEFANGYDVQTAKIIGKKLGRKVVVVKTVWDGLLPSLTSGKIDLIIAGMSPTPERRKSIDFSLPYRRTKMIAVVNKDGKFADATSVNDFKNAKFTAQLATFHYDLINQLKGTIKEPAMKDFSAMRVALQAGTIDGYVAEDAEGISITKVNPNVKIVDLSGKGGFKVDPSEVQTAIGVKKGNPLLQKVNQIVADISPAQQEKMITKAVLDQPESAAKGNWFLNIWKQYGGMLLRGTGMTLFISLIATIIGFVIGLLIGIARTIPRPTTRGKRWALNVLNWVLSVYIEIFRGTPMMVQAAVFYYGIAQIFGLNLERTFAAIVIVSINTGAYLAEVVRGGIISTPTGQFEAASALGMTHFQRMRKIILPQAIRNSLPSITNEFIVNIKDTSVLSIISVSELFFTGSTIAGQNFQFFQTYLTISLIYLVLTFTITRIFRVIEKRLEGPTNYNLMANQLQVTTPTLEDN; this is translated from the coding sequence ATGAGACAACTGATTACTTATTCGCGCAGAATCGCGTTGTTCGCGCTGATTCTGCTGACACTTGGTGTTTTTGCTAGAAACACAGAAACGGTTCACGCAGCTTCCAGTAGTAAGGACGTACTGCGCGTCGGAATGGAGGCTAATTATCCGCCTTACAACTGGACCCAACAGAATGATGCAAACGGCGCCGTCCCAATCGATGGTTCCGACGAATTTGCCAACGGTTACGACGTGCAAACCGCGAAGATTATCGGTAAGAAACTCGGACGAAAGGTGGTCGTTGTCAAGACGGTCTGGGATGGTCTTCTTCCTTCGTTAACTTCCGGCAAAATCGATTTAATCATCGCCGGAATGTCCCCTACGCCAGAGAGACGCAAGTCAATTGACTTCTCGCTCCCATACCGTCGGACTAAGATGATTGCCGTTGTGAATAAGGATGGTAAATTTGCCGATGCGACAAGCGTAAATGATTTCAAAAACGCAAAGTTCACTGCACAGTTAGCCACTTTCCACTACGATTTAATTAACCAGCTAAAGGGCACAATCAAAGAACCAGCAATGAAGGATTTCTCCGCAATGCGGGTAGCTCTACAGGCTGGCACAATCGATGGTTACGTCGCAGAGGATGCCGAAGGAATCAGTATCACAAAGGTTAACCCCAACGTGAAGATTGTCGACCTCTCGGGAAAAGGCGGCTTCAAGGTTGATCCTTCAGAAGTACAGACGGCCATTGGGGTTAAGAAAGGTAACCCACTTTTACAAAAGGTTAACCAAATCGTGGCAGACATTTCCCCGGCCCAACAAGAAAAGATGATTACGAAGGCTGTCCTCGACCAACCTGAATCAGCAGCCAAAGGCAACTGGTTCTTAAATATCTGGAAACAATATGGAGGGATGCTACTCCGCGGTACTGGCATGACCTTGTTCATCTCCCTTATCGCCACAATCATCGGTTTCGTCATTGGGCTCTTGATTGGAATTGCCAGAACAATTCCTCGGCCAACTACACGCGGTAAACGCTGGGCATTAAACGTTCTGAATTGGGTCCTCTCAGTCTACATCGAGATATTCCGGGGCACACCAATGATGGTTCAAGCCGCTGTGTTCTATTACGGCATTGCTCAAATATTTGGCTTAAATTTGGAACGGACTTTTGCCGCAATCGTTATTGTCTCTATTAATACAGGGGCCTACCTGGCAGAAGTCGTTCGCGGTGGTATTATTTCAACACCAACAGGTCAATTCGAAGCAGCCAGCGCACTCGGTATGACCCACTTCCAGAGAATGCGCAAAATTATTTTGCCACAAGCAATTAGAAACAGCCTACCTTCAATCACGAATGAATTCATCGTCAACATCAAGGATACCTCTGTATTAAGTATCATCTCAGTATCAGAGCTGTTCTTCACGGGTTCAACCATTGCCGGTCAGAATTTCCAATTCTTCCAGACGTACTTAACTATTTCTTTGATTTACCTAGTACTCACCTTTACGATTACCCGTATCTTCAGAGTAATCGAGAAGCGGCTTGAGGGACCAACCAACTACAACTTAATGGCCAATCAGCTTCAAGTAACTACCCCAACATTGGAGGACAATTAA
- a CDS encoding amino acid ABC transporter ATP-binding protein has product MAENKILSINNLKKTFGEHEVLSDISLDVTAGEVLTIIGPSGSGKSTLLRCINLLEQPTAGEIIYNDANVLAPGYDITKYRAKVGMVFQSFNLFNNLNVLDNCTVGQQTVLGRSKEEAEKIALENLAKVGMDPYIKAKPRQLSGGQMQRVAIARAVSMDPDILLFDEPTSALDPEMVDDVLDSMKALAHTGLTMILVTHEMGFAKDVSDKVIFMDQGYVAEIGTPEQIFNHPTEARTQEFLKRYLAR; this is encoded by the coding sequence ATGGCGGAAAATAAAATTCTCTCAATCAATAATCTCAAGAAAACATTTGGTGAGCACGAGGTTCTGTCTGACATCTCACTCGACGTCACTGCCGGTGAAGTTCTGACAATCATCGGTCCTTCCGGTTCAGGTAAGTCTACCCTTCTACGTTGCATCAACCTTTTAGAACAACCCACTGCCGGTGAAATAATTTACAATGATGCCAATGTGTTAGCTCCTGGATACGACATCACGAAATATCGCGCAAAAGTCGGGATGGTCTTTCAATCATTCAACTTGTTCAACAACCTGAATGTACTAGATAATTGTACCGTTGGTCAGCAAACCGTTCTCGGACGCTCGAAAGAGGAGGCAGAGAAGATTGCATTAGAAAACTTAGCCAAGGTTGGCATGGATCCTTATATTAAGGCGAAACCACGTCAGCTATCAGGTGGTCAAATGCAACGGGTTGCCATTGCTCGTGCCGTTTCTATGGATCCCGATATTCTCCTCTTTGACGAGCCAACCAGTGCACTTGATCCCGAAATGGTTGATGACGTACTGGACTCAATGAAGGCTCTCGCACACACGGGTCTGACCATGATCTTAGTGACACACGAAATGGGCTTCGCTAAAGACGTTTCCGATAAGGTAATCTTCATGGATCAGGGATATGTAGCTGAAATCGGCACCCCGGAACAAATCTTCAATCATCCGACAGAAGCAAGAACACAAGAATTTCTGAAGCGTTATCTGGCTCGTTAA
- a CDS encoding HNH endonuclease, with product MKFRCSSCRLRMKALHFHCEEGRGQPTLASICDICRQAGLSARDFENDPVQLFAQTLNMRYAGKLIEQNNEQETYHAASVVQESEFKRQLENLIVNYDTNELVQRQVARKTLNEVLWSILTGKIKPTLTGDYKVDFAAVGLRIEYDLNNLDFIAREIIRRQYNHRCQYCGRRGNSVDHKNPVSLSDDNSLENLTLACQECNGIKGNMPYYFFVHLNNQIQGVNRQLVDYENLINSLEQSFRARHNQLIARTHLKNVIDDPELRHLRKQNKELQAAIDSVNSDYLELRNSRRKYFSSQWKMHRMVEQDTII from the coding sequence ATGAAATTTAGGTGTAGTTCCTGTAGACTACGGATGAAGGCGCTCCATTTTCACTGTGAAGAAGGTCGGGGCCAGCCCACTTTGGCAAGTATCTGTGATATTTGTCGGCAAGCAGGGCTGTCAGCCAGGGACTTTGAGAATGATCCGGTTCAGCTTTTTGCCCAAACACTAAATATGCGGTATGCTGGCAAGCTCATAGAACAAAATAATGAGCAGGAGACTTATCATGCCGCGTCTGTGGTGCAGGAGAGCGAATTTAAGCGTCAGCTGGAGAACCTGATTGTCAATTACGATACTAATGAGCTGGTTCAAAGACAGGTGGCACGAAAGACACTGAACGAGGTGCTCTGGTCGATTTTGACTGGGAAGATAAAACCAACTTTGACCGGTGACTATAAGGTTGACTTTGCTGCCGTGGGACTACGGATTGAATATGACCTGAATAACTTAGATTTTATTGCCCGGGAAATAATCCGTCGGCAGTACAATCACCGTTGTCAATACTGTGGTAGGCGGGGAAATAGCGTGGATCATAAGAATCCCGTTTCCCTTAGTGATGACAATTCTCTGGAAAATTTGACGCTTGCCTGTCAGGAGTGCAACGGCATCAAAGGAAATATGCCATATTATTTCTTTGTGCACTTAAATAATCAGATTCAAGGGGTTAATCGACAGCTTGTGGACTATGAAAACCTCATTAATAGCCTAGAACAATCTTTCAGAGCCCGACACAACCAGTTAATTGCACGTACCCATTTGAAAAATGTGATAGACGATCCTGAATTGCGACATTTAAGAAAGCAAAATAAAGAGCTTCAGGCTGCAATAGATAGCGTCAATAGCGATTATCTAGAACTACGTAACAGTCGTAGGAAATACTTTAGTTCGCAGTGGAAAATGCATCGGATGGTCGAGCAAGACACGATTATTTAA
- a CDS encoding YfbR-like 5'-deoxynucleotidase gives MGLHEFIQGLNNLETIDRAPGYFKYQQHTVAAHSFRVAEIAQMLGDIEEVAGNKIDWQMLYEKSLNHDYTERFIGDIKTPVKYATHELREMLADVESSLTNNFIENEVPKEFQDRYKRRFSEGKDDTLEGKILSVADKLDLIYESYGEIQKGNPSEVFLDMFQESLKTIKKFNELASVKYFIKKILPDLFKGEFSNRDKLQKVAWDILIEG, from the coding sequence ATGGGATTACACGAGTTTATTCAGGGGCTAAATAACTTGGAGACAATTGATCGCGCTCCTGGCTACTTCAAGTATCAACAGCATACCGTTGCCGCACACTCGTTTCGGGTGGCGGAAATTGCCCAAATGTTGGGTGATATTGAGGAGGTTGCTGGTAACAAGATAGACTGGCAAATGCTGTACGAAAAATCACTGAATCACGATTACACAGAGAGATTTATTGGCGATATCAAAACTCCGGTTAAGTATGCAACGCACGAGCTGCGTGAAATGCTCGCCGATGTAGAAAGTTCTTTAACGAATAATTTCATTGAGAATGAGGTGCCAAAGGAGTTTCAAGACCGGTATAAAAGGCGCTTCTCGGAGGGTAAAGACGATACTCTAGAAGGTAAAATTCTGTCGGTTGCTGATAAACTAGATTTGATTTATGAATCGTACGGTGAAATACAGAAGGGTAATCCCAGCGAGGTATTCTTAGATATGTTTCAGGAGAGCCTGAAGACAATCAAGAAGTTTAATGAGCTTGCCTCGGTTAAGTACTTCATCAAAAAGATATTGCCGGACTTGTTTAAGGGCGAATTTAGTAATCGAGATAAGTTACAAAAAGTTGCTTGGGATATTTTGATTGAGGGATAA